From Flexistipes sp., one genomic window encodes:
- a CDS encoding M3 family metallopeptidase: MDYTLLNENEIESFPVNFNKKLQNAKNALENLKNTDDLSYKNFIRPFADIVHDLHKEFTKLSHLNSVNNTNKTQEAYKKTLPMVTEFFTDVSLDSKIYQIYEKINSENNLSKVQKVVLEKGIKDFRLAGVHLPEKEKKRVRQINLRLSELGNSFFQNILDDTDKFSLEAEESVLSEMPESEKQAAKKGDKYIFTLQMPSFIAFMTYCSDRKLREKMYRAFMTRAPKNEEIIEDILTLRYELSQILGFNNYAELSIYDKAADTAEEVIGFQEDLVAKCRQKAENDFTELQSFAQKYNVKNLQSYDLMYFSEKLKKEKLNFSEEELRPYFEKNAVIEGLFTFLQKLFNIEFKPEKAVLWHEKARCYKLYIDGVEQGTLFMDIEARKGKKDGAWMNDWMTKYITNSGDVVLPKAFVVANFPPSSENSPSLLRHRDVETLFHETGHALHHLLSNVKEFFVSGVNGIEWDLVEFPSQLLENFAFEPEILKMFARHYKTGEIIPEKLIEKIVDNKNFHSGMGFVRHLEFGLFDMYIHMRKMSAEEVEKTLDEVRDRVAVIKPPEYTKFQNQFAHIFAGGYAAGYYSYKWAERLSANAFYDFVNNNIFDNGFAQKFLDEVLSLGGSANFENVYEKFSGKEIDNESLLKLHGII; the protein is encoded by the coding sequence ATGGATTACACATTGTTAAACGAAAACGAAATTGAAAGTTTTCCGGTAAATTTTAACAAAAAACTGCAGAATGCAAAAAATGCTCTAGAAAATCTTAAAAATACTGATGATTTATCATACAAAAATTTCATAAGACCATTTGCAGATATAGTCCATGATTTGCATAAAGAATTTACAAAGTTATCCCACCTGAATTCAGTCAACAATACAAATAAGACTCAGGAAGCTTATAAAAAGACATTGCCGATGGTGACTGAGTTTTTTACCGACGTCTCCCTCGATAGCAAAATTTATCAAATATATGAAAAAATAAATTCAGAAAATAATCTTAGCAAAGTTCAGAAAGTCGTTCTTGAAAAGGGGATTAAAGATTTCAGGCTCGCAGGTGTTCATCTACCGGAAAAAGAAAAAAAGCGTGTCAGGCAGATAAACCTTCGTCTGAGTGAACTGGGCAACAGTTTCTTTCAAAACATACTTGATGATACAGACAAATTCAGTTTAGAAGCTGAAGAATCGGTACTCTCTGAAATGCCGGAATCAGAAAAGCAGGCTGCAAAGAAAGGCGATAAATACATATTTACTCTTCAGATGCCAAGTTTCATAGCATTTATGACATACTGCTCAGACCGTAAATTAAGAGAAAAGATGTACAGAGCATTTATGACAAGGGCTCCTAAAAATGAGGAAATCATAGAGGACATTTTAACTCTCAGATATGAATTATCGCAAATTCTCGGATTTAATAATTATGCAGAATTATCCATTTATGACAAAGCTGCAGACACTGCCGAAGAAGTTATCGGGTTTCAGGAGGACTTAGTAGCAAAATGCAGGCAAAAAGCAGAAAATGATTTTACAGAATTACAGTCGTTTGCACAGAAATATAATGTAAAAAACCTCCAGTCATACGATTTAATGTATTTTTCAGAAAAACTGAAAAAGGAGAAACTGAACTTCAGCGAGGAAGAATTAAGACCGTATTTTGAAAAGAATGCTGTAATTGAAGGACTTTTCACTTTTTTGCAAAAACTTTTCAACATTGAATTTAAACCGGAAAAAGCTGTTCTTTGGCATGAAAAAGCCCGCTGCTACAAGTTATATATTGACGGTGTTGAGCAGGGCACTCTTTTCATGGATATTGAAGCAAGAAAAGGGAAAAAAGACGGAGCGTGGATGAATGACTGGATGACAAAATATATAACAAACAGCGGTGATGTTGTTTTGCCGAAGGCTTTTGTTGTTGCCAACTTCCCCCCTTCTTCCGAAAACAGTCCCTCTCTGCTGAGGCACAGAGATGTGGAAACCCTGTTTCATGAAACAGGGCACGCTTTACACCACCTTTTGAGTAACGTAAAAGAATTTTTCGTAAGCGGAGTAAACGGCATCGAGTGGGATCTGGTGGAATTTCCTTCCCAACTGTTGGAAAATTTTGCTTTTGAACCCGAAATATTAAAAATGTTTGCCAGACATTACAAAACAGGTGAAATTATTCCTGAAAAGCTTATTGAAAAAATTGTAGATAATAAAAACTTTCACTCCGGCATGGGTTTTGTCAGACATTTGGAATTTGGCCTTTTTGATATGTACATTCACATGCGTAAAATGTCAGCGGAAGAAGTGGAAAAAACTCTGGATGAAGTCAGAGACAGAGTTGCCGTAATAAAGCCGCCTGAATATACAAAATTTCAGAATCAGTTTGCCCACATTTTTGCAGGCGGATACGCCGCAGGATACTACAGCTACAAATGGGCGGAAAGACTGAGTGCAAACGCATTTTATGATTTTGTAAATAACAATATATTTGACAATGGTTTTGCTCAAAAATTCTTAGACGAAGTTTTATCTCTGGGCGGCTCAGCTAATTTTGAAAATGTTTATGAGAAATTCTCAGGCAAAGAAATAGATAATGAATCACTTCTCAAACTGCATGGAATTATATGA
- the fdh3B gene encoding formate dehydrogenase FDH3 subunit beta: MARMRFLCDVERCIDCAGCSIACKEGHNVPVGINRRRVIPINEGEPGEKSISVACMHCSDAPCIAVCPVDALYQRDDGIVNLSKDTCIGCGYCFFACPFGAPQFPEGNSFGARGVMDKCTFCAGGPVENFSDKEMQLYGQNRIAEGKVPLCAGMCATKALLAGDGDKVANIFRERVFKRGSGANAWGWSRAYDRK; the protein is encoded by the coding sequence ATGGCACGTATGAGATTTTTATGTGATGTGGAAAGATGTATAGATTGCGCCGGTTGCTCGATAGCATGTAAAGAAGGTCATAACGTACCTGTTGGTATCAACAGAAGGCGCGTTATACCCATTAATGAAGGCGAGCCCGGGGAAAAGAGTATTTCCGTTGCCTGCATGCACTGCTCTGATGCACCTTGCATAGCTGTTTGTCCGGTGGACGCACTTTATCAGAGGGACGACGGCATAGTTAATTTGAGTAAAGATACTTGTATCGGTTGTGGTTACTGCTTTTTTGCCTGCCCCTTTGGTGCTCCTCAATTCCCTGAGGGGAACAGTTTTGGAGCAAGAGGTGTTATGGATAAATGCACATTCTGCGCCGGAGGACCTGTGGAAAACTTCAGTGACAAAGAAATGCAATTATACGGTCAGAACAGGATAGCCGAAGGTAAAGTCCCCCTTTGTGCCGGAATGTGCGCAACCAAGGCCCTTTTGGCTGGTGACGGTGACAAAGTGGCAAATATTTTCAGAGAAAGGGTGTTTAAGCGAGGTTCAGGAGCGAATGCCTGGGGTTGGTCCAGAGCTTATGACAGGAAATAG
- a CDS encoding formate dehydrogenase subunit gamma — MKKIFTALFIVLFLAGAMVIFAETQQPAITKSYGAVSSTAYFKEFNKVFTGDWQKYGQTFTVLQEKYFKNIYTVLIIAIPLIFLLHFLVIGAFKFAHSGEKIPWYSLLGRVIHWIAAVTFVIMLLSGLAMIYGNLFGGGAFIRFLRYTHGLVAIIFAVDALILFVLWVKDAIPKIYDIKWFLVMGGYLSKSKKIIKADKFNAGQKVWFWLATIGGIVMAVTGYIMYFFAGTTDTLRISAMIHTFLGMALLAMFFVHIYMGAFAIKGSLKSMIYGYKDAEEAKVLHNAHYEKLKNEGYISE; from the coding sequence ATGAAAAAAATATTTACAGCTTTATTCATTGTGCTTTTTCTTGCCGGAGCAATGGTTATATTTGCTGAGACTCAGCAGCCGGCTATTACTAAATCATACGGTGCTGTATCCAGTACAGCTTATTTTAAAGAATTCAATAAAGTTTTTACAGGGGACTGGCAGAAATACGGGCAGACCTTTACTGTTTTACAGGAAAAATATTTCAAGAATATTTATACTGTGCTTATCATAGCCATCCCTCTGATTTTTCTGCTTCATTTTTTGGTAATAGGTGCGTTCAAATTTGCACATAGTGGAGAGAAAATCCCATGGTACAGCCTTTTGGGAAGGGTAATCCACTGGATAGCTGCTGTAACTTTTGTGATTATGCTTTTATCGGGGCTGGCCATGATTTACGGAAATCTCTTCGGAGGCGGGGCTTTCATACGATTCTTAAGATATACTCATGGTCTTGTAGCCATTATATTTGCCGTGGATGCCCTGATTCTTTTTGTATTATGGGTAAAAGATGCTATACCTAAAATTTACGACATAAAATGGTTTTTGGTGATGGGCGGATATTTGAGCAAATCCAAAAAAATTATCAAGGCTGATAAATTTAATGCCGGTCAGAAGGTATGGTTCTGGCTTGCCACTATAGGTGGAATTGTTATGGCTGTAACCGGCTATATTATGTACTTTTTTGCCGGCACAACAGATACACTGCGCATTTCAGCAATGATACATACTTTTCTTGGGATGGCGCTGCTTGCTATGTTTTTTGTGCATATTTACATGGGCGCCTTTGCAATTAAGGGATCCCTTAAAAGTATGATCTACGGTTATAAAGATGCCGAAGAGGCAAAGGTACTTCACAATGCGCACTATGAAAAACTTAAAAATGAAGGATATATTTCTGAGTAA